A genomic stretch from Gemmatimonadaceae bacterium includes:
- a CDS encoding RidA family protein — MFRLSIHVVPVLLTLAAAPALAQGARQPVIPAGQSASPTLTPGIRVGNMVFASGQLGLRRDAPDSTIQGQTKVALENTQKVFEAAGTTMANAVKCTVFLIDLKDFAGMNAAYREFFPTSPPARSTVVVAALVSAGAKVEIECSAAIP; from the coding sequence ATGTTCCGCCTTTCGATCCACGTCGTACCCGTTCTGCTTACTCTCGCTGCCGCACCGGCGTTGGCACAAGGGGCGCGGCAGCCGGTCATACCGGCTGGCCAGAGTGCGTCGCCGACGCTGACCCCGGGTATTCGCGTAGGGAACATGGTATTTGCGTCCGGCCAGTTGGGACTCCGGCGCGACGCGCCGGATTCCACGATTCAGGGACAGACCAAGGTGGCGCTCGAGAACACGCAGAAAGTGTTCGAGGCGGCCGGCACGACCATGGCCAATGCGGTCAAGTGCACGGTCTTCCTGATCGACCTGAAGGATTTTGCCGGGATGAATGCGGCCTACCGGGAATTCTTCCCGACATCACCGCCGGCTCGCTCGACCGTGGTGGTCGCGGCGCTTGTGTCGGCCGGGGCCAAGGTCGAGATCGAGTGCTCCGCCGCGATCCCGTAA
- a CDS encoding ankyrin repeat domain-containing protein — MSDSAQGRMSRRRRVLAGAWLAGAMLLFTAARLAPPESAIADAVMRGDSAAVRLLLRQGADVNAAQADGMTALHWAATRGDADLARMLVFAGARVEALTRNGNYTPLHLAARAGRAAAVKALLAGGADVKAVTSTGGAAALHFAASNGDVESVMALLDKGAVVDVREGAWAQTPLMWAASANRVRAMEILITRGADIEAVSKIEDIPARERADRTMLTTRARRVAAMKAADQAPLAASVVPLGGRGAPDAAGAAGASSAATMSADTLRRVAAPAKPVVAASSAPAVPAGGRSGAAPAATGDSARPNTGFNARGPSYGELIGNKGGLTPLLFAVRDGSLEAVEALLKSGAKINHVSDGDHTSPLLMATINGRFDMARMLLEKGADPKLASEANATPLYATINIQWAAKSLYPQPTAQLQQQTTHLQLMEALIKAGADVNARLTKHLWYMSFNFDLLGVNTTGATPFWRAAYGTDVDAMKLLVKYGADPNIPTLKPVGRLPGDDAPADEDGAAGKDPSGMPPIPAGGPGVYPIHAASGVGYGEGFAANSHRHAPDGWLPSMKYLIEELHADVNLRDHNGYNPIHHAAARGDNELITYLASKGGDIMAISRRGQTTVDMANGPVQRVPPFLETVDLLVKMGAKNSNKCKSC, encoded by the coding sequence ATGTCTGATTCGGCGCAGGGACGGATGTCGCGTCGTCGACGCGTGCTGGCGGGCGCGTGGCTGGCCGGAGCGATGCTGTTGTTTACGGCAGCGAGATTGGCGCCCCCGGAGTCGGCCATTGCCGACGCGGTGATGCGAGGCGACAGTGCGGCCGTGCGCCTGTTGCTGCGGCAGGGCGCTGATGTGAACGCGGCGCAGGCCGATGGCATGACGGCGTTGCATTGGGCGGCCACGCGTGGGGACGCCGACCTGGCGCGCATGCTGGTCTTCGCCGGTGCACGGGTGGAGGCGTTGACGCGCAACGGCAATTACACGCCGCTGCATCTGGCCGCGCGCGCCGGACGAGCGGCGGCGGTGAAGGCGCTGCTGGCCGGTGGCGCGGATGTGAAGGCGGTTACCAGCACCGGTGGCGCGGCCGCGTTGCACTTTGCCGCATCGAATGGTGATGTGGAATCGGTGATGGCGCTGCTCGACAAGGGCGCTGTGGTGGATGTCCGTGAAGGCGCGTGGGCGCAGACGCCATTGATGTGGGCGGCGTCAGCGAATCGGGTGCGGGCCATGGAGATCCTGATCACACGAGGCGCCGACATCGAGGCCGTGTCCAAGATCGAGGATATCCCGGCGCGAGAACGTGCTGATCGGACGATGCTGACGACACGCGCTCGTCGGGTGGCGGCGATGAAGGCGGCCGATCAGGCGCCGTTGGCGGCCAGCGTCGTGCCATTGGGCGGTCGTGGCGCGCCGGACGCCGCCGGCGCCGCCGGGGCGTCGTCAGCGGCAACGATGTCGGCGGACACTCTTCGGCGAGTCGCCGCGCCAGCCAAGCCGGTGGTCGCAGCATCATCGGCGCCCGCCGTTCCGGCGGGTGGGAGAAGCGGTGCCGCTCCCGCGGCCACCGGGGATTCGGCGCGCCCGAATACCGGATTCAACGCCCGTGGGCCGTCCTACGGCGAATTGATCGGCAACAAGGGTGGACTGACGCCACTGCTGTTTGCGGTCCGTGACGGGAGTCTGGAAGCAGTTGAGGCGTTGCTCAAGTCGGGTGCCAAGATCAATCACGTGAGCGATGGCGATCACACCAGCCCGCTGTTGATGGCGACGATCAATGGTCGCTTTGACATGGCGAGGATGCTGTTGGAGAAAGGGGCGGATCCCAAGCTGGCCAGTGAGGCCAACGCAACGCCGCTGTATGCCACGATCAACATTCAGTGGGCCGCCAAGTCGTTATATCCGCAGCCCACGGCGCAGTTGCAGCAACAAACGACCCACCTGCAATTGATGGAAGCGCTGATCAAGGCCGGCGCCGATGTGAATGCGCGCCTCACCAAGCATCTCTGGTACATGTCCTTCAACTTCGACCTGCTCGGTGTGAATACCACCGGGGCCACGCCGTTCTGGCGTGCCGCATACGGCACCGACGTCGACGCCATGAAGCTGCTGGTGAAGTACGGTGCCGATCCGAACATTCCCACGCTCAAGCCGGTCGGACGACTGCCGGGCGATGACGCTCCAGCAGACGAAGACGGCGCCGCGGGGAAGGATCCCTCCGGAATGCCCCCGATTCCTGCCGGTGGCCCTGGCGTGTATCCGATTCATGCCGCATCGGGTGTGGGCTATGGCGAAGGATTCGCCGCCAACTCACATCGCCACGCCCCCGATGGCTGGCTGCCGTCGATGAAATACCTGATTGAGGAGTTGCATGCGGATGTGAATCTCCGTGACCATAACGGCTACAACCCGATTCATCATGCCGCGGCTCGCGGCGACAACGAGCTGATCACGTATCTCGCCAGCAAGGGCGGGGATATCATGGCGATCAGTCGTCGCGGACAAACCACGGTGGACATGGCGAACGGCCCCGTGCAACGTGTGCCGCCATTTCTCGAGACGGTCGACCTGCTGGTGAAGATGGGGGCCAAGAACAGTAACAAGTGCAAGTCGTGTTGA
- a CDS encoding SusC/RagA family TonB-linked outer membrane protein, with amino-acid sequence MFRYAWQSVRGRQRSAIPNTPSGAAATVRRALGALASLALLGWTPLMAQGGGTVTGRVVDAATGQPVGQVRILVTGTTNGTLTGDNGRYTLRGLTAGPNVIDINRIGYEAKKATVTVLANTPAVADFQITQSAFSLAAVVTTVSGNQRKVELANSTTQIAVADKLAELPVTNMGALLSGRASSVQVVQTGATGTGSRIRIRGQNSFSLSNDPIVVIDGIRATSTTNNGLGVGGSGPSRLDDINPAEIETIEVVKGPSAATLYGTEAANGVIVITTKRGKSGKTRYSVSAESRNDRQSVDYPDMWSLWGKTTAAPTVSSICLLSAVAAKTCTVDSLSHGNVLNDDRLSPIDKGNREQYSFQASGGSDQVQFFVSGQTEHEAGVYKMPDAEVSRLLTRRGVGQLPSTQVRPNALSRNSLRANLSARLASNLFVQVSSAYVNSDLRLPQNEDNANGLMVAALGGAWRGDLLDAQGDSLRGYRSFMMGDVLSQTTTFGINRFINGVNAQYNPFSWLATRASVGLDFTGRNELFLSKVGEGPNTGTTRTGNITSTRADINQQTVDYGATGTFQLLPWLNSKTSVGMNYIRTALNQTSGTGIALPPGGVTVSTAATRSSTQTRSENRTLGYFVEQQLAIHDKLFLTGGVRRDAASAFGKNFNAVYYPKLGASWLVSEQSFFPKPSWMNSLRLRGTYGASGQIPGATAAVLYYSAGPTTLSTGSDTPGASLGSLGNSVLKPEFSAETEFGFDLTMLSGRTNLEVTSYNKNTTDALINILIAPSLSGLTNQFVNIGNIRNTGVELTFNQKVMDTKQFALDLTLTGSTNKNRMLKLGEGVSPIASGNRNTQRNLPGYPLYGLWDKNIKYNDANADGIIVLSELTYSDTAVFQGGTFPTREIAFSPSIELLNHKLRISSQFDSKWGFLKFNNTLRHQCMNGVSCRGRYDQSASLQEQANALATSQSVFTGMFEDGAFTRWREASVSYEMPTKWANAMRAERWSVVLTGRNLGVKTKYKGVDPEAAASNSDTRGNEEYFATPPLRYFTLRMNFSF; translated from the coding sequence GTGTTCCGATATGCTTGGCAATCGGTTCGAGGGCGACAGCGTTCAGCCATTCCCAACACGCCGAGTGGCGCCGCCGCGACCGTGCGCAGGGCACTGGGGGCACTGGCATCACTCGCCCTTCTGGGATGGACCCCTTTGATGGCACAGGGTGGCGGAACCGTCACTGGGCGCGTCGTGGACGCGGCAACCGGCCAACCGGTCGGGCAGGTTCGCATTCTGGTCACGGGAACCACGAACGGCACCCTGACCGGCGACAATGGTCGTTACACGCTGCGTGGTCTTACCGCTGGCCCCAATGTCATCGACATCAATCGCATCGGCTACGAGGCCAAGAAGGCGACGGTCACCGTCCTGGCGAACACCCCGGCCGTGGCCGATTTCCAGATCACCCAATCGGCGTTCTCGCTGGCGGCAGTGGTGACCACGGTCAGTGGCAACCAGCGCAAGGTCGAACTGGCCAATTCCACCACGCAAATCGCGGTGGCCGACAAGCTGGCCGAGTTGCCGGTGACGAACATGGGCGCGCTGCTCTCGGGTCGCGCCTCCAGTGTACAGGTGGTGCAAACGGGTGCTACCGGCACCGGCTCGCGCATCCGTATTCGCGGCCAGAACTCGTTCTCGCTCAGCAACGATCCGATCGTCGTCATCGACGGCATTCGGGCCACGTCCACAACGAACAACGGTTTGGGTGTCGGTGGCTCAGGTCCGTCCCGACTGGACGATATCAACCCGGCTGAAATCGAGACCATCGAAGTGGTGAAGGGTCCGTCGGCCGCCACGCTGTACGGCACCGAGGCCGCCAACGGCGTGATCGTGATCACGACCAAGCGCGGCAAGTCGGGCAAGACGCGCTACTCGGTGTCGGCGGAAAGCCGGAACGATCGCCAATCCGTTGACTATCCGGATATGTGGTCGTTGTGGGGCAAGACCACGGCGGCGCCCACGGTCTCCTCTATTTGTCTGCTGTCGGCCGTTGCGGCCAAGACGTGCACGGTAGACTCGCTGTCGCATGGCAATGTGCTGAACGATGATCGCCTGTCCCCGATCGACAAGGGCAATCGCGAGCAGTACAGCTTCCAGGCCTCGGGCGGTTCCGATCAGGTCCAGTTCTTCGTCTCCGGGCAGACCGAGCATGAAGCGGGTGTCTACAAGATGCCCGACGCGGAAGTTTCGCGGCTGCTCACCCGCCGCGGCGTGGGTCAGCTGCCGTCCACGCAGGTCCGTCCCAACGCACTCAGTCGCAACAGCCTGCGCGCCAACCTGTCGGCCCGCCTGGCATCGAATCTGTTCGTGCAGGTGTCGTCGGCGTACGTCAACAGTGACCTGCGCTTGCCGCAGAACGAGGACAACGCCAACGGCCTGATGGTAGCGGCGCTGGGAGGCGCCTGGCGCGGCGACCTGCTGGATGCGCAGGGCGACTCCCTGCGTGGCTATCGCTCCTTCATGATGGGCGATGTGTTGTCGCAGACCACGACATTCGGCATCAACCGCTTCATCAACGGCGTCAATGCGCAGTACAACCCGTTCTCGTGGTTGGCCACGCGCGCGTCGGTCGGTCTCGACTTCACCGGCCGCAACGAGCTGTTCCTGTCCAAGGTTGGCGAAGGCCCGAACACGGGAACCACGCGGACGGGCAACATCACCAGCACGCGTGCCGACATCAATCAGCAGACGGTCGACTATGGGGCCACCGGCACGTTCCAACTGCTGCCGTGGCTCAACTCCAAGACGTCGGTCGGCATGAATTACATCCGCACTGCCCTCAACCAGACCAGCGGTACGGGCATCGCCCTGCCGCCGGGCGGCGTGACAGTGTCGACGGCGGCGACGCGGTCCAGCACCCAGACGCGCTCGGAAAACCGCACGCTGGGCTATTTCGTCGAACAGCAGCTTGCCATTCATGACAAGTTGTTCCTCACCGGCGGTGTCCGTCGCGATGCGGCCAGCGCGTTCGGCAAGAACTTCAACGCCGTGTATTACCCGAAGCTTGGCGCATCATGGTTGGTGTCGGAACAGTCGTTCTTTCCGAAGCCCAGCTGGATGAACTCGCTGCGGTTGCGCGGCACCTATGGAGCTTCGGGGCAGATCCCCGGTGCCACGGCCGCCGTGTTGTACTACTCGGCCGGACCGACCACGCTTTCCACCGGCAGCGACACACCGGGCGCCTCGCTGGGATCGCTCGGCAATTCCGTGCTGAAGCCCGAGTTCTCGGCCGAGACCGAGTTCGGCTTCGACCTGACGATGCTGTCCGGACGCACCAACCTCGAGGTGACGTCGTACAACAAGAACACAACGGACGCCCTGATCAACATTCTGATTGCGCCGTCTTTGTCGGGGCTGACCAATCAGTTCGTGAACATCGGCAACATCCGCAATACGGGCGTGGAGCTGACCTTCAATCAGAAGGTGATGGACACCAAGCAGTTCGCGCTCGACCTGACGCTTACGGGGTCGACCAACAAGAACCGCATGCTGAAACTGGGTGAGGGCGTCTCGCCCATTGCCAGCGGAAACCGCAACACGCAACGCAATTTGCCTGGGTATCCGCTGTACGGTCTGTGGGACAAGAATATCAAGTACAACGATGCCAACGCCGACGGCATCATCGTGCTGAGCGAACTGACGTACAGCGATACGGCGGTATTCCAGGGTGGCACGTTCCCGACCCGTGAAATCGCGTTCAGCCCGAGCATCGAGCTGCTCAACCACAAGCTGCGCATCTCTTCGCAGTTCGACAGCAAGTGGGGCTTCCTCAAGTTCAACAACACGCTGCGTCATCAGTGCATGAACGGCGTGTCCTGCCGCGGGCGCTACGACCAGAGTGCGTCGCTGCAGGAGCAGGCGAACGCGCTGGCCACGTCACAGTCGGTGTTTACCGGGATGTTCGAAGACGGAGCCTTCACCCGTTGGCGCGAAGCGTCGGTGTCGTACGAAATGCCCACCAAGTGGGCCAACGCCATGCGCGCCGAACGGTGGAGTGTGGTCCTTACGGGCCGTAACCTCGGCGTGAAGACCAAGTACAAGGGCGTCGATCCCGAGGCCGCTGCATCCAATAGCGACACGCGTGGCAATGAGGAGTACTTTGCCACTCCACCGCTGCGCTACTTCACGTTGCGTATGAACTTCTCTTTCTGA
- a CDS encoding DUF1552 domain-containing protein, whose translation MHFLSGKAMPRRQFVQGLSATFALPYLDAMLPTGRGAWRAANKAPRLVAIEMVHGAAGCNEYGAKMNMWSPAAAGRQFDLSPTALHTLDPYRDYLTIISNTDVREAEPTSPNEIGGDHFRSSATFLTQAHAKQTEGSDVKVGTSLDQLYAKRFGQDTPIPSMQLCIENVDQAGGCAYGYACVYTDSISWSSPSDPLPVIRDPRVAFEKLFGVGGSSAERAERRRTRRSILDFVSGEMSSLKSTLGPADKQRLDRYLEDIREVERRIQRVEARNSSGEVRALPEAPAGVPDSFAEHVKLMFDIQALAFAADVTRVFSFKMGRDGSSRTYPESGTDKPFHPASHHGGTEKGVKDFHLINKYHVSMLPYFLDKLKSIPEGDGNMLDQTMIIYGSPMGDSNLHNHRRCPLILLGHAGGRLGGNQHIKAPDGTPMANAMLSMMHTLGMEDTKSFGDSTDALTLSANV comes from the coding sequence ATGCATTTTCTGAGCGGAAAGGCGATGCCGCGCCGACAGTTTGTCCAGGGGTTGAGCGCCACGTTTGCGCTACCCTATCTCGATGCCATGCTGCCCACGGGCCGCGGCGCGTGGCGGGCCGCCAACAAGGCGCCTCGCCTGGTGGCGATCGAGATGGTGCACGGGGCCGCCGGCTGCAACGAGTACGGCGCCAAGATGAACATGTGGTCGCCGGCGGCGGCGGGTCGGCAGTTCGACCTGAGTCCCACGGCGCTGCACACGCTCGATCCATACCGGGACTATCTCACGATCATCAGCAACACCGATGTGCGCGAGGCCGAACCCACGTCGCCGAATGAAATTGGCGGCGATCACTTTCGCTCGAGCGCGACGTTCCTGACGCAGGCGCATGCGAAGCAGACCGAAGGGTCCGACGTGAAGGTCGGCACGTCGCTCGATCAGCTCTATGCCAAACGCTTCGGGCAGGACACGCCGATTCCGTCGATGCAGTTGTGCATCGAGAACGTCGACCAGGCGGGCGGCTGCGCGTATGGGTACGCCTGCGTGTACACCGACTCCATCAGCTGGTCGTCGCCCAGTGATCCGCTGCCGGTAATCCGGGACCCGCGTGTGGCCTTCGAGAAGCTCTTCGGCGTGGGCGGATCATCTGCCGAGCGGGCCGAGCGTCGACGCACGCGTCGCAGCATTCTGGACTTCGTCTCGGGCGAGATGTCCTCGCTGAAGTCGACGCTGGGGCCTGCCGACAAACAACGACTGGATCGGTACCTCGAAGACATTCGCGAGGTTGAGCGTCGCATCCAGCGCGTTGAGGCGCGCAACAGCAGCGGGGAAGTCCGCGCGTTGCCGGAAGCGCCAGCCGGTGTGCCGGATTCGTTTGCCGAACATGTGAAGCTGATGTTCGACATTCAGGCGTTGGCGTTCGCGGCCGATGTGACGCGCGTGTTCTCCTTCAAGATGGGTCGCGACGGGTCCAGTCGTACCTATCCAGAGAGCGGCACCGACAAGCCGTTCCACCCCGCGTCGCATCACGGCGGCACGGAGAAGGGGGTGAAAGATTTTCACCTGATCAACAAGTATCACGTGTCGATGTTGCCGTACTTCCTGGACAAGCTCAAGAGCATCCCGGAGGGTGACGGCAACATGCTTGACCAGACGATGATCATCTACGGATCGCCGATGGGCGACTCCAACCTGCACAACCATCGCCGGTGTCCGCTCATTCTGCTGGGGCACGCTGGCGGGCGTCTGGGCGGCAATCAGCACATCAAGGCGCCCGATGGCACGCCGATGGCCAACGCCATGCTCAGCATGATGCATACGCTGGGGATGGAGGATACGAAGAGTTTCGGCGACAGCACGGACGCGTTGACGCTCAGCGCCAATGTCTGA
- a CDS encoding zinc ribbon domain-containing protein translates to MPIFDFVCSDCQHPFEALVRGSAAPACPACGSVALEKQMSLPSVKTESTRGKSMQAAKRRDQAQGVDRMHEQRKYELSHDD, encoded by the coding sequence ATGCCGATCTTCGATTTCGTCTGCAGCGATTGCCAGCATCCGTTTGAAGCATTGGTGCGTGGCAGTGCGGCGCCAGCGTGTCCGGCGTGTGGCAGTGTGGCGCTGGAAAAGCAGATGTCGCTTCCCAGCGTCAAGACGGAGTCAACGCGCGGAAAATCCATGCAGGCCGCCAAGCGCCGAGACCAGGCGCAAGGCGTCGATCGGATGCATGAACAGCGGAAGTATGAGCTCAGTCATGATGACTGA
- a CDS encoding DUF1592 domain-containing protein produces MTTLERLMDAKAARSPNPGMRTFQRLNLAEYQRSVHEVLAIDIDPASWLPLDTKSANFDNIADVQMPSATTLDAYLDAASDIARLAVGDPKASVSTGTYKIARLASQLETVDGAPRGTRGGVSAIHNFPADGEYVFAVTLHAIPTGQLYGSTAPFDEKIEISVNGERVALLDIDRGMSQADPLGMDIRTKPIQVRAGPQRITAAYTRTFEGPVNDNIAPIGHSIADTQIGSQAGVTILSHLQSFAVTGPYNPTGVSDTPSRRRIFSCRPTSTTEARPCAERIVARLGAAAYRRPLSAGDVKSLMAFYDEGAKQGFEMGVRSAVEAILASPHFIFRVEEVPASAKPGDLLAVGGLDLAARLSFFLWGAPPDSTLLSLGRRGLLADTTVLVAQTRRLLADPRAEALATRFAAQWLRLQDIDKVHPDALQYPDFHEQLALDMRRETELFFHHLVQDNRSLLEMYTANYSYMNERLAHHYGIAGVTGDAFRRVPYADSTRTGIFGHGSVLTLTSHANRTSPVLRGKWVMEVLMGSPPPPPPPNVPDLEKTGASKEGRMLTTRERMEMHRDNASCRSCHQFIDPIGLALDNFDVNGQWRIRENGTALDTRGDFYDGTKISSPLELQRALLKRPVPLVRAFTSNLMAYALGRRIEYYDQAAIRRIEGSARANNYRLQDFVIGVVKSDAFRMRRLPVAQSTSPSTGAANSRGQ; encoded by the coding sequence ATGACGACGCTCGAACGGTTGATGGATGCCAAGGCGGCACGCTCGCCGAATCCGGGGATGCGCACCTTTCAGCGACTGAACCTCGCGGAATACCAGCGTTCGGTGCACGAGGTGCTGGCCATCGACATTGATCCGGCGTCGTGGCTGCCGCTCGACACGAAGAGCGCGAACTTCGACAACATTGCCGATGTGCAGATGCCATCGGCCACGACGCTCGATGCCTATCTCGACGCGGCCAGCGATATCGCGCGACTCGCGGTGGGCGATCCCAAGGCGAGCGTGTCGACCGGCACCTACAAGATTGCGCGCCTGGCGTCGCAGTTGGAAACGGTGGACGGGGCGCCGCGCGGTACGCGCGGTGGCGTATCCGCGATTCACAACTTTCCGGCCGACGGAGAGTACGTTTTCGCGGTGACGTTGCATGCGATTCCCACCGGGCAGTTGTACGGCTCGACGGCGCCATTCGACGAAAAGATCGAGATCTCCGTCAATGGCGAACGCGTCGCGCTGCTGGACATCGATCGCGGGATGTCGCAGGCTGACCCGCTGGGTATGGATATCCGCACCAAGCCCATCCAGGTTCGGGCCGGACCGCAGCGCATCACCGCGGCCTACACCCGCACCTTCGAGGGGCCGGTCAACGACAACATCGCGCCCATCGGACACAGTATTGCCGATACGCAGATCGGGTCACAGGCTGGCGTGACCATCCTGTCGCATCTGCAGAGCTTCGCGGTGACGGGCCCGTATAACCCCACCGGAGTGTCGGACACGCCCAGTCGTCGTCGCATTTTCAGTTGCCGTCCCACCTCGACGACCGAGGCACGTCCGTGCGCCGAGCGCATTGTCGCGCGACTGGGCGCCGCGGCGTATCGGCGTCCGCTGAGCGCCGGTGACGTGAAGTCGCTGATGGCGTTTTATGATGAAGGCGCCAAGCAGGGATTCGAGATGGGTGTGCGATCGGCGGTGGAAGCGATTCTGGCCAGTCCACATTTCATCTTCCGAGTTGAGGAAGTACCGGCGTCGGCCAAGCCTGGCGATCTGCTGGCGGTGGGCGGACTGGATCTCGCTGCGCGGTTGTCGTTCTTCCTGTGGGGAGCGCCGCCGGATTCCACGCTGCTGTCGCTTGGACGTCGCGGACTGCTGGCAGATACCACGGTGCTCGTGGCGCAAACCCGGCGTCTGCTGGCCGATCCGCGGGCCGAGGCGCTGGCGACACGGTTTGCCGCCCAATGGCTGCGGCTGCAGGACATCGACAAGGTGCATCCGGATGCCCTGCAGTATCCGGATTTCCATGAGCAGTTGGCGTTGGATATGCGGCGTGAAACCGAGCTGTTCTTCCATCATCTGGTGCAGGACAATCGCTCGTTGCTGGAGATGTACACGGCGAATTACTCGTACATGAATGAGCGGCTGGCCCACCATTACGGCATTGCCGGCGTCACCGGTGACGCGTTCCGGCGTGTTCCGTACGCGGATAGCACGCGCACCGGCATCTTCGGTCATGGGTCGGTGTTGACGCTCACGTCGCACGCCAATCGCACGTCCCCTGTGCTGCGTGGCAAGTGGGTGATGGAGGTGCTGATGGGATCGCCGCCGCCGCCGCCGCCGCCGAATGTGCCCGACCTGGAGAAGACCGGTGCCAGCAAGGAAGGCCGTATGCTGACCACCCGTGAGCGCATGGAGATGCATCGCGACAACGCGTCGTGCCGGTCGTGCCATCAGTTCATCGATCCGATCGGCCTGGCGCTGGACAACTTCGACGTGAACGGGCAGTGGCGCATTCGGGAGAACGGCACGGCGCTGGATACCCGCGGCGACTTTTACGACGGCACCAAGATCTCCAGCCCGTTGGAGTTGCAGCGGGCGCTGCTGAAGCGACCGGTGCCGTTGGTGCGCGCCTTTACCAGCAATCTCATGGCATACGCGCTGGGTCGTCGCATCGAGTATTACGATCAGGCGGCCATCCGACGCATCGAAGGTTCGGCGCGCGCCAACAACTACCGCCTGCAGGATTTCGTGATCGGCGTCGTCAAGAGCGATGCCTTCCGCATGCGCCGCCTGCCGGTGGCGCAGTCCACATCACCGTCCACTGGCGCGGCAAACAGCCGCGGCCAGTAG